From the Streptomyces sp. NBC_00091 genome, the window GCACGAGGGCACCCAGCCCCTCCTCTGGGCCGTCCAACTCCTCGACGAACACCTCAACCCGGCCCGCCACATCAAGGGCCACGACGCAGCAGCAGACGGCGAGTAACCGATGTCCGACATCTCCGACAGCCTCACCAAGGCCGACGAACTGCACTTCACCCGCCCGATCCCCAAATCCGCAGGCGCCCAGATGCGCTACCTCGTCAAGCAGCTCAAGTCGACAAAAGCCGTCGCAACAGCGCTCAACATCTCCCAACGCACGGTAGAGCGCTACGTGAAGAACGAAATCAAGCAGCCCAAGCCGGCCCTCGCCGCCCGCCTCGAAGCCGAGGTACGCCGCCGCTGGCAGCCCCTGGTCCGCAAACGCGCCCGCGACCAGGCCGCCCGCACCACCGGTCTGGTCATCGAGACCCGCGCCCGCTTCGGCTTCACCGCGGCCCCCGGCACCACCGACGACGGCCGCATGCGCCGCATCACCCAGCACCTGCCCCCGGAGTACGCACAACGCCTCTTCGCGGCCCAGGACAACGGCGCCACCGAGGCCCAGCTCCGGCACATCACGGCCGAAGCCCTCCAGG encodes:
- a CDS encoding XRE family transcriptional regulator, coding for MSDISDSLTKADELHFTRPIPKSAGAQMRYLVKQLKSTKAVATALNISQRTVERYVKNEIKQPKPALAARLEAEVRRRWQPLVRKRARDQAARTTGLVIETRARFGFTAAPGTTDDGRMRRITQHLPPEYAQRLFAAQDNGATEAQLRHITAEALQEIYFKDNGARATSLLVEFTDIDYVDFAF